One window of the Shewanella khirikhana genome contains the following:
- a CDS encoding adenosylcobinamide-GDP ribazoletransferase — MSFKRELELFLLALTFFTRIPVPVRLEYSLEGLSRASRYFGLVGTLVGLLSALVFYLAQLAFPPSVAVVLAMVASVLITGGFHEDGLADTADGFGGAFERERKLDIMKDSRLGSYGALALILALLFKFQLLSELALYSASSVVGALILGHTLSRAFAASFIFSHTYVRDDDASKSKPLAQSMHWDEVLFLMLSAAVVCLLLTGIGATLVILATLFITRSLLGRWQKRHIGGYTGDTLGACQQILELALYLVLLLLWSQS, encoded by the coding sequence ATGTCATTCAAGCGTGAACTCGAGCTGTTTTTGTTGGCGCTCACCTTTTTTACCCGTATCCCGGTGCCGGTACGGCTGGAATACAGCCTCGAAGGTCTTAGCCGCGCCAGCCGTTATTTCGGGCTGGTGGGCACCCTGGTTGGGCTGCTGTCGGCGCTGGTGTTTTATCTGGCGCAGTTGGCGTTCCCGCCCAGCGTGGCGGTGGTGCTGGCCATGGTGGCGTCGGTGCTCATCACAGGTGGGTTTCATGAAGATGGCCTTGCCGACACCGCCGACGGTTTTGGCGGTGCCTTTGAGCGTGAGCGCAAGCTGGACATCATGAAAGACAGTCGTCTTGGCAGTTATGGTGCTCTGGCGCTGATATTGGCGCTGCTGTTTAAGTTTCAGCTACTCAGTGAACTCGCGCTCTATTCAGCGTCCAGCGTGGTGGGCGCGCTGATTTTGGGCCATACCCTGAGCCGTGCTTTTGCCGCGAGTTTTATTTTCAGCCACACCTATGTGCGGGATGACGATGCCAGTAAATCCAAGCCGCTGGCGCAGTCAATGCACTGGGACGAGGTGCTGTTTTTGATGCTGAGCGCCGCCGTGGTGTGTCTGCTGCTGACCGGCATTGGTGCCACACTGGTGATTCTGGCGACCCTTTTTATCACCCGCAGCCTGCTTGGCCGCTGGCAGAAGCGTCATATCGGCGGCTACACAGGTGACACCCTGGGAGCCTGCCAGCAAATACTCGAACTGGCGTTGTATCTGGTGCTGCTGCTTCTTTGGAGCCAGTCGTGA
- the cobU gene encoding bifunctional adenosylcobinamide kinase/adenosylcobinamide-phosphate guanylyltransferase, with translation MIHLLLGGARSGKSRFGENCVRELADEGIYLATALAGDGEMAARIERHKLDRLESGVNWQVIEAPFDLAKRLDELARSEKPVLVDCLTLWLTQCLVSNPNGIADARDTLLATLAGFQGQLILISNEVGSGIVPLGELSRQFVDEAGRLNQAIAALADKVTLVVAGLPLSLKDETVTIRKAKKLPQMGG, from the coding sequence GTGATCCATCTGTTGCTTGGCGGTGCCCGCAGCGGCAAGAGCCGTTTTGGCGAAAACTGTGTCCGCGAACTGGCGGATGAAGGCATTTATCTTGCCACTGCGCTTGCCGGTGATGGCGAGATGGCCGCACGCATCGAGCGCCATAAACTCGATAGGCTCGAGTCGGGCGTTAACTGGCAAGTAATTGAAGCGCCATTTGATTTAGCAAAGCGCCTCGATGAGCTGGCACGTAGCGAGAAACCGGTACTGGTGGATTGCCTGACGCTCTGGCTCACCCAGTGTCTTGTTTCGAACCCCAATGGTATTGCCGATGCCCGCGATACACTGCTGGCCACACTGGCAGGATTTCAGGGGCAGCTTATTCTTATCAGCAATGAGGTGGGCTCGGGCATAGTACCCCTTGGCGAGCTCAGCAGGCAGTTTGTGGACGAAGCGGGCAGGCTTAATCAGGCCATCGCCGCCCTCGCCGACAAGGTCACCCTGGTGGTGGCCGGATTGCCGCTAAGCCTCAAGGATGAAACGGTAACTATCAGGAAAGCAAAGAAGTTGCCCCAAATGGGAGGATAA
- a CDS encoding cobyric acid synthase: MACATLMIQGTASDAGKTTLVAGLCRILAREGIKVAPFKPQNMALNSAVTQDGGEIGRAQALQAIACGLEPHTDFNPILLKPASDSRAQVIVQGKALSHLEAAEFFGPAGKGYKAMAMEAVLDSHQRLCGQYDCLLVEGAGSPAEINLRENDIANMGFAEAVDCPVILVADIDKGGVFAQLVGTLALLSESERVRVKGFVINRFRGDISLLQSGLDWLEAHTGKPVLGVVPYLHNLLLDAEDALVPFTPEKREAQRLKVRVLVYPRTSNHTDFDPLRLHPGVDFDYLQIQSASPDALAGADLVILPGSKNVRADLECLKAQGFDKALKKHLRYGGKLLGICGGYQMLGLEIDDPLGVEEAPGSSEGLEFLPLITELKPGKVLANVTGELTLGECHVALKGYEIHCGHTSVLGKLTRPLFLTDDAGNPASDRGRISDDEAVFGTYLHGIFDTPEALSAVLAWAGYQGEEVAVSLDAHREQQLNRLADTLEQHLDMNRLKAIFL, translated from the coding sequence ATGGCATGCGCCACACTCATGATCCAGGGCACAGCCTCGGATGCCGGCAAGACCACCCTGGTGGCCGGTCTGTGCCGAATACTCGCCCGCGAGGGCATTAAGGTCGCACCCTTCAAGCCACAGAACATGGCGCTCAACAGTGCCGTCACCCAGGACGGCGGTGAGATTGGCCGCGCCCAGGCGCTGCAAGCTATCGCCTGTGGCCTTGAGCCACACACAGACTTCAATCCGATTCTGCTCAAACCCGCCTCCGACAGCCGCGCCCAGGTGATAGTCCAGGGCAAGGCCTTATCTCATCTGGAAGCCGCCGAGTTTTTTGGCCCGGCTGGCAAGGGTTATAAAGCCATGGCGATGGAGGCTGTGCTGGACTCCCATCAACGATTGTGCGGGCAATATGATTGCCTTTTGGTGGAAGGTGCCGGCAGTCCTGCCGAGATTAACCTGCGTGAAAACGATATCGCCAATATGGGCTTTGCCGAGGCGGTGGATTGCCCGGTGATCCTGGTGGCCGATATCGACAAAGGCGGGGTATTTGCTCAGCTGGTGGGCACGCTGGCGCTCTTGTCCGAGTCGGAGCGTGTGCGGGTTAAAGGCTTTGTCATCAACCGCTTTCGCGGTGATATCAGCCTGCTTCAATCCGGGCTCGACTGGCTTGAGGCCCATACCGGTAAGCCTGTGCTGGGTGTGGTGCCTTATCTGCATAATTTGCTGCTGGATGCCGAAGATGCGCTGGTGCCTTTTACGCCGGAGAAGCGCGAAGCCCAGCGCCTTAAAGTGCGGGTGCTGGTGTACCCAAGAACCAGTAATCACACCGACTTTGACCCGCTGCGGCTGCACCCCGGGGTGGATTTCGATTATCTGCAGATCCAGAGCGCCAGCCCGGATGCCTTGGCGGGTGCCGATCTGGTGATACTGCCCGGCAGCAAAAATGTGCGGGCGGATCTTGAATGCCTCAAGGCGCAGGGGTTCGATAAGGCGCTTAAAAAGCACTTAAGGTACGGCGGCAAACTGCTGGGCATTTGCGGTGGTTATCAGATGCTGGGGCTGGAAATCGATGACCCTCTGGGCGTAGAGGAGGCCCCCGGCAGCAGCGAGGGGCTGGAGTTTTTGCCGCTTATCACTGAGCTTAAGCCCGGCAAGGTGCTGGCCAATGTGACCGGTGAACTGACTCTGGGCGAGTGCCATGTGGCGCTGAAGGGTTATGAAATTCACTGCGGCCACACCAGTGTGCTCGGCAAGCTGACCCGGCCGCTGTTTTTGACCGATGACGCCGGTAACCCGGCCTCAGACAGGGGCCGCATCAGCGACGATGAGGCGGTGTTCGGTACTTACCTGCACGGTATTTTTGATACTCCCGAGGCGCTGAGTGCTGTGCTTGCCTGGGCGGGTTATCAGGGCGAAGAAGTAGCAGTATCTTTGGATGCGCACCGTGAGCAGCAGCTCAATCGCCTCGCCGATACCCTGGAGCAGCATCTGGATATGAACCGGCTTAAGGCCATCTTTTTATAA
- the cobO gene encoding cob(I)yrinic acid a,c-diamide adenosyltransferase, with amino-acid sequence MTDNNAKARGDERHKARQQKVKEAVDAKVAAANIEKGVLMVITGNGKGKTTAGFGTVARAVGHGKQAAVVQFIKGNWDCGERKLLEGAGVPFEVMATGFTWDTQNRETDTQAAEKAWAQAEIWLKDERIDLILLDELTYMLSYHYLDLERVLSALKNRPPMQHVIVTGRNCHRQLLELADTVSEIECVRHAFEAGIKAQPGFDY; translated from the coding sequence ATGACCGACAACAACGCCAAGGCCCGTGGAGATGAACGCCATAAGGCTCGCCAGCAGAAGGTGAAAGAGGCCGTGGACGCCAAGGTGGCCGCCGCCAACATAGAGAAAGGCGTGCTGATGGTGATTACCGGCAACGGCAAGGGCAAGACCACTGCCGGTTTCGGTACTGTTGCCCGCGCTGTTGGCCATGGCAAACAGGCGGCTGTGGTGCAATTTATCAAGGGCAACTGGGACTGCGGTGAGCGTAAGTTGCTCGAAGGCGCAGGTGTGCCTTTCGAAGTGATGGCCACCGGCTTTACCTGGGATACTCAAAACCGCGAAACCGATACCCAGGCGGCCGAAAAGGCCTGGGCCCAGGCCGAGATTTGGCTTAAAGACGAGCGCATCGACCTTATCCTGCTGGATGAGCTCACCTACATGCTCAGTTACCACTATCTGGATCTGGAGCGGGTGCTCAGTGCCCTTAAAAACCGCCCGCCAATGCAGCATGTGATAGTCACCGGTCGCAACTGCCACCGGCAGCTGCTGGAGCTTGCAGATACGGTGAGTGAGATTGAGTGTGTGAGGCATGCGTTTGAGGCAGGGATAAAAGCCCAGCCCGGCTTTGACTACTGA
- the mpl gene encoding UDP-N-acetylmuramate:L-alanyl-gamma-D-glutamyl-meso-diaminopimelate ligase, whose protein sequence is MHVHILGICGTFMGGLALLARAMGHRVTGSDANVYPPMSTQLEEQGIDLIQGFDPSQLEPAPDLVVIGNAMSRGNPCVEAVLDKGLAYTSGPQFLRDHILPGRWVLAVSGTHGKTSTSSMLAWILESCGYEPGFLIGGVPQNFGVSARLGNSPFFVVEADEYDSAFFDKRSKFVHYQPRTLVINNLEFDHADIFDSLADIQRQFNHVIRTVPGSGKVIWPKDSKAVAEVIDKGLWSEQETFSHNDGADWSVRPLAADGHEFEVLFGAEVQGVLDWQLIGAHNMENAVMAIAAARHVGVKPAAAIEALSAFAPPKRRLELLGEVAGVSLYDDFAHHPTAIETTLKGLRAKVGNARILVVLEPRSNTMKRGVHKDTLARSMTLADKAFLYQADNIDWDIRQAMDAAPLPVDVDYDIDTLVAKLASEVRSGDHLVVMSNGGFGGIHGKLKQAIAETLDKV, encoded by the coding sequence ATGCACGTACACATTCTCGGAATTTGCGGAACCTTTATGGGCGGCCTGGCGCTGCTGGCACGGGCCATGGGCCACAGGGTCACGGGTTCGGATGCCAACGTCTACCCGCCAATGAGCACCCAGCTTGAAGAGCAGGGCATTGATTTAATTCAGGGTTTTGACCCATCTCAGTTGGAACCTGCGCCGGACTTGGTGGTGATTGGCAACGCCATGAGCCGTGGTAACCCCTGTGTGGAAGCTGTGCTGGATAAGGGCCTTGCCTATACCTCAGGGCCACAGTTTCTGCGCGATCATATTCTGCCGGGCCGCTGGGTCCTGGCGGTATCCGGCACCCACGGCAAAACTTCTACCTCCAGCATGCTGGCCTGGATTCTGGAATCCTGTGGCTATGAGCCGGGCTTTTTGATTGGCGGCGTGCCGCAAAACTTTGGCGTGTCGGCACGCCTCGGTAACTCACCCTTCTTTGTGGTGGAGGCCGACGAGTACGACAGCGCCTTTTTCGATAAGCGCTCCAAGTTTGTCCACTATCAGCCGCGCACTCTGGTGATTAACAACCTCGAGTTTGACCACGCCGACATCTTCGACTCCTTGGCTGATATTCAGCGCCAGTTCAATCATGTCATTCGTACCGTACCGGGAAGTGGCAAGGTGATTTGGCCCAAAGACAGCAAGGCTGTGGCCGAGGTTATCGACAAGGGCCTGTGGAGCGAGCAGGAGACTTTCAGTCACAACGATGGTGCCGATTGGTCGGTGCGCCCCCTTGCGGCGGACGGCCACGAGTTTGAGGTGCTGTTCGGCGCTGAAGTGCAGGGCGTGCTGGACTGGCAGCTTATTGGTGCCCACAACATGGAAAACGCCGTTATGGCCATTGCGGCCGCGCGTCATGTCGGCGTGAAGCCTGCCGCTGCCATCGAGGCGCTCAGTGCATTTGCCCCTCCCAAGCGTCGTCTGGAGCTTCTGGGCGAAGTGGCCGGCGTGAGCCTGTATGACGATTTTGCCCATCATCCCACGGCCATTGAGACTACCCTGAAGGGCCTTAGAGCCAAGGTCGGCAATGCCCGTATTCTGGTGGTGCTGGAGCCTCGTTCCAACACCATGAAGCGCGGTGTGCACAAGGATACCCTGGCCCGTTCGATGACTCTGGCCGACAAGGCATTTTTGTATCAGGCCGACAATATCGACTGGGATATCCGTCAGGCTATGGATGCCGCGCCGCTGCCGGTGGATGTGGACTATGATATTGATACCCTGGTGGCCAAATTGGCCTCAGAGGTGCGTTCCGGCGATCATCTGGTGGTGATGAGTAACGGCGGCTTTGGCGGTATTCATGGCAAGCTGAAACAGGCTATCGCCGAGACGCTGGATAAGGTTTAA
- a CDS encoding flavin prenyltransferase UbiX, whose translation MSAPLTPKKNSISLAWTGASGAPYGLTLLKCLLEADYRVFLMISSAARVVFATEEGLKLSADGAKAEAQIRSFIGSEAGELIVLGKDEWFSPPASGSAAPKQMVICPCSTGTLAAVATGMSNNLLERAADVVLKERGKLLLVPRETPFNAIHLEHMLKLTQLGAVVMPAAPGFYHNPKSVQDLVDFLVARILDHLGIDHSLTNRWGYGGEGATQASDN comes from the coding sequence ATGAGTGCGCCGCTCACACCCAAGAAAAACAGCATCAGCCTGGCCTGGACCGGCGCCTCTGGTGCGCCCTATGGTTTGACGCTGCTCAAATGTCTGCTCGAGGCCGATTATCGGGTATTTCTGATGATCTCCAGCGCCGCCCGGGTGGTATTCGCCACCGAAGAAGGGCTGAAACTGTCGGCCGATGGCGCCAAGGCTGAGGCGCAGATCCGCAGCTTTATTGGCTCTGAGGCTGGTGAGCTGATTGTGCTTGGCAAGGATGAGTGGTTCTCGCCGCCAGCTTCTGGCTCGGCCGCGCCCAAACAGATGGTGATTTGCCCCTGCTCCACCGGCACACTGGCCGCAGTGGCTACCGGCATGAGCAATAATCTGCTGGAAAGGGCCGCCGATGTGGTGCTCAAGGAGCGCGGCAAGTTGCTGCTGGTGCCGAGGGAAACCCCCTTTAATGCCATCCATCTTGAGCATATGTTAAAGCTGACCCAGCTTGGCGCCGTAGTGATGCCGGCAGCGCCTGGCTTTTACCACAATCCCAAATCGGTGCAGGATCTGGTAGACTTCCTGGTCGCACGCATACTTGACCATTTGGGCATAGACCACAGCCTGACCAACCGCTGGGGCTATGGTGGCGAAGGTGCCACACAAGCATCTGATAATTGA
- the hpt gene encoding hypoxanthine phosphoribosyltransferase, which produces MKHTIEEMISAAEIDQKLNELAERINAHYQNSERLLMVGLLKGSAVFMADLCRRIHGHVEIDFMCVSSYGNAMSSSRDVKILKDVQSDIAGRDVLIVEDLIDSGNTLSKVRELLMVREPKSLALCTLLDKPERREVDVHVDFVGFTIPDEFIVGYGIDYAEQYRNLPYIAKVIPLE; this is translated from the coding sequence ATGAAACACACCATCGAAGAGATGATCTCGGCCGCCGAGATTGACCAAAAACTCAATGAACTGGCCGAGCGTATTAACGCCCATTACCAAAACAGCGAACGCCTGCTGATGGTAGGCCTGCTCAAGGGCTCTGCGGTCTTTATGGCGGATCTGTGTCGCCGTATTCATGGCCACGTGGAAATCGACTTTATGTGCGTTTCCAGCTACGGCAATGCCATGTCCAGCTCACGTGACGTGAAAATCCTCAAGGATGTGCAGTCAGATATCGCCGGTCGCGATGTGCTGATCGTGGAAGATCTGATTGACTCGGGTAACACCCTGTCCAAGGTACGCGAGCTGCTGATGGTTCGCGAACCAAAGAGCCTGGCGCTCTGTACCCTGCTAGACAAGCCTGAGCGCCGCGAAGTGGATGTGCACGTAGATTTCGTCGGCTTTACCATTCCGGACGAGTTTATTGTGGGTTACGGCATCGACTATGCTGAGCAGTATCGCAATCTGCCTTATATCGCCAAGGTAATTCCGCTGGAATAA